The stretch of DNA ACAAAATAAAAATACGAAGAAAAATATTACGGCAAATGTCACCATTTCGCTGCAAGAGGCCTACAACGGAACTTCCCGAACAGTTCGAATCGGCAACGAAAAAATGAAGGTAGAAATTCCGGCCGGGATCCGTGACGGACAGAAGCTAAAACTCAAGGGAAAAGGATCAACAAAAGTTCGTGGCGGCCAACGCGGTGACTTAGTTCTAAAAGTCAACATCGATATGCCGGAAGGGTATAAACGTAAAGGGAAAAACTTGTATTACGATCATCCCGTAGATTTATATACGGCCGTGCTCGGCGGTAAAACGATCGTGAATACATTGGGTGGTAAAGCAAAGATTACAATTCCCGCCGGTACTTCAGGAGGCAGTACCTTTCGACTCAATGGCATGGGCATGCCTGCATTTAAAAATAGTTCAACAAAAGGAGACTTTTTTGCTCGCATCCAAATTCAGGTACCCGAGACACTTTCTGATGAAGAAAAAGAGTTGTTTAAGAAGCTATCAGATTTGGAATCAAAATAACTCGATATAGCGCCAACGGTTATCAATAGAGCAAGTACTTGAAAAAGTCTGTTTATAATATCAGGCTTCTTCAACTAGTTTCCTATCACAAGACAATTCACAAATTCCCTATTAATTTTTATTCTTGTTTCGGTAATCTCGGATATTAACATAGAGCGATCCGGCTATTGCCAATGCAAAGAATATGACAGTTCCAGTATCCACTACAGCCGCACTAACATCTATTCCCGTCAGTTGTTCAATTAAAAATTTAATATAAGAGTTGGGCATCTCTGTATATCCTAATTTGCGGCGCACCATCCAGTGCCAGTCGGTGCACGGGCAGTAGCCAAGTCCATACCAGATGCCCAACCCCAGCCACGAAAAACCTGTAAACAACAGCGTAGCCAGATTCCACCGCCGGCTTGCCTTCCAAAGCCATCCAAACAGATTAAACAGGATCAGTACTGTATGGAAGATAATAAATGTGATATCGAACAATACATACATCCCTGAGCTATTCTATGTTAAGAAGGCTTTTATTAACTACATCTCCTGATTAAAAAACAGGATTCATTGCGCTCAAACCGACATTATGTTGAACGTAGTTCCCACTTACATTTAATATGGATCATAGACAACGATAGAATGCCAGTATTTTAAAACTCTCAACAAATCTTAAAAGTATTTATCTTTTTGTTAAAAAGTAGGGATATTTCCCTTTGTTAAACAATCTTATTCGAAACAGATTCTATTATGTACATTCTCGCTCTGTTATCATTATTACTAATTACACCTGCAAATCATACGGGAAATGAAAAAGTTTGGGGCAAAAACGGACACCGGATTGTCGGCGAAATTGCAGCTGATTATCTAACTCCTGAAGCCCGTAAAGCTGTTGATCGTATTATTGGTCCCACTTCAATGGCTATTGCCAGCACCTGGATGGATCGTATCAAATCAGATCCGGCTTATGATTATACGCACAGCTGGCACTGGGTAACTATTCCTGATGGAATGACCTATAAAGAGACAAAGAAAAACCCTGATGGTGACTTGGTTAATGCACTGCGAACAATCATCAAGAAACTGAAAAGCGGCAACCTTTCTGCGGATGAAGAAGCAAAAAAACTAAAAATGCTTATTCATCTGGTTGGAGATATCCACCAGCCGCTGCATGTGGGCAACGGCAAGGATCGCGGCGGTAATGATACCAAGGTAGAATGGTTCTATGAAGAGTCAAACCTGCACCGCGTATGGGACAGTGAAATGATTGATGATCGTCAGCTCAGCTTTACTGAGTTTACGGCAGCCATTAATCATCCTACAGAAACACAAATTACCAAATGGCAAGAGTCATCAGTTGTTGACTGGGCCCATGAATCAATGAAATATCGCGACCAAGTGTATGATCTGCCCGACAATCATGAAATTGGATATAAATACCAGTATAAAAATCGGCATCTGTTAAATAAGCAACTGCTCAAAGGCGGCGTCCGACTAGCCGGTTTGCTTAATGAAATTTATAGCAAATAGCTTCCATTGAAAACGTCCACGCTTGAAATTAAACCAAGTGATTACCTTAGACGCTGATCCAGCTATTAGCCAAATACTTCTTCCATTACATCTTCGTGGACCGCAATATCACCCTCGCTCCAAAGCACAAAGCGAATAAGCGAAACGTATTCCAACCCATTCATTTTTTCTTGGACTGTCTGAAAAGCAACACGGGCAGCATCTTTCATCGGATAACCAAAAGCACCCGTCGAAATAGATGGGAAAGCAATCCGCTCGATTTGATGATCTTCGGCAAGATCCAGTGCATTGGAATAACAGTTAGCGAGTAATTTATCCTCCGGCTTGTCTTCCCCATAAA from Fodinibius salinus encodes:
- a CDS encoding DnaJ C-terminal domain-containing protein; protein product: MEYKNYYDILGVGKNASQDEIKKAYRKKAAKYHPDKNPDDPSAEEKFKEVGEAYEVLKDPEKRELYNKVGKDWKKYQRAGGNAQDFNWSDYTQQGQSRGRRQQRQTNFDINDLFNGGAQQGRARTGQGGSFSSFFETIFGGGGGGNPFEQARGQRTRTQQRRTQNKNTKKNITANVTISLQEAYNGTSRTVRIGNEKMKVEIPAGIRDGQKLKLKGKGSTKVRGGQRGDLVLKVNIDMPEGYKRKGKNLYYDHPVDLYTAVLGGKTIVNTLGGKAKITIPAGTSGGSTFRLNGMGMPAFKNSSTKGDFFARIQIQVPETLSDEEKELFKKLSDLESK
- a CDS encoding DUF2784 domain-containing protein — encoded protein: MYVLFDITFIIFHTVLILFNLFGWLWKASRRWNLATLLFTGFSWLGLGIWYGLGYCPCTDWHWMVRRKLGYTEMPNSYIKFLIEQLTGIDVSAAVVDTGTVIFFALAIAGSLYVNIRDYRNKNKN
- a CDS encoding macro domain-containing protein: MRETKQSGITIELKRGDIANQPEIAAVVNAANAELRIGGGVAGAIHRAAGPELTEETRSMAPIEPGEAVISGGHNLPNEYIIHCLGPVYGEDKPEDKLLANCYSNALDLAEDHQIERIAFPSISTGAFGYPMKDAARVAFQTVQEKMNGLEYVSLIRFVLWSEGDIAVHEDVMEEVFG
- a CDS encoding S1/P1 nuclease, translating into MYILALLSLLLITPANHTGNEKVWGKNGHRIVGEIAADYLTPEARKAVDRIIGPTSMAIASTWMDRIKSDPAYDYTHSWHWVTIPDGMTYKETKKNPDGDLVNALRTIIKKLKSGNLSADEEAKKLKMLIHLVGDIHQPLHVGNGKDRGGNDTKVEWFYEESNLHRVWDSEMIDDRQLSFTEFTAAINHPTETQITKWQESSVVDWAHESMKYRDQVYDLPDNHEIGYKYQYKNRHLLNKQLLKGGVRLAGLLNEIYSK